A section of the Entelurus aequoreus isolate RoL-2023_Sb linkage group LG21, RoL_Eaeq_v1.1, whole genome shotgun sequence genome encodes:
- the si:dkey-175m17.6 gene encoding N-acetyllactosaminide beta-1,3-N-acetylglucosaminyltransferase 2 — MGKCCKCNGRLLCLCLLPCMMTGHLLIYIMVTIFVTISYAPPKITIHYVAPGISANSGALASHPLGPFWNLHLENSALWNRLQHSLDRQNNPILRGNTTGTLRKPKAELPGQTGDKCLPDRTSCKCSEAGPHDVNNMPEQIGVFVRSMHCRSYPILINQPTTCKRNETSREYPMLLMAVKSQVGNFENRQAIRETWGRSGLVKGESHRKGGFVRTVFLLGRQDSSTGPHPDLKNFLELENRKYGDILQWDFKDTFLNLTLKDLLFWHWLQQHCPTAVFVFKGDDDVFVRTGALLDYLHQQWEEHKLRNQTHINLFVGDVISNAFPNRNPSTKYYIPENFYKGAYPTYAGGGGVVYSASLALRLKEVSKKVCLFPIDDVYLGMCLQRLGLSPSHHPGFLTFDLPETDRGNPCAHRSVLLVHRRSPKEMLTLWHQLHNLPAHC, encoded by the coding sequence ATGGGCAAATGCTGCAAGTGCAACGGGAGGCTGCTGTGCCTGTGCTTGTTACCCTGCATGATGACCGGCCACCTTCTCATCTACATCATGGTCACCATATTCGTCACCATCTCCTATGCTCCCCCTAAAATAACCATCCACTATGTCGCGCCGGGGATTTCCGCAAACTCCGGCGCTCTGGCCTCTCACCCGCTCGGCCCCTTCTGGAACCTTCATCTGGAGAACAGTGCCTTGTGGAACCGGCTGCAGCACTCTTTGGACCGTCAGAACAATCCCATACTACGTGGAAACACCACCGGGACTCTGAGGAAGCCCAAAGCAGAGTTACCCGGTCAAACCGGAGACAAGTGCCTTCCTGACCGTACATCATGTAAGTGCTCAGAAGCCGGTCCGCATGATGTCAACAATATGCCCGAACAAATCGGGGTATTTGTCAGGTCAATGCACTGCAGGAGTTATCCAATCCTCATCAATCAGCCGACGACGTGCAAAAGGAACGAGACCAGTCGAGAGTATCCGATGCTCCTCATGGCCGTCAAGTCTCAAGTGGGGAACTTTGAAAACAGGCAAGCCATCCGTGAAACATGGGGCCGCAGTGGTTTGGTTAAAGGGGAGTCTCACAGGAAAGGTGGGTTCGTGCGTACGGTCTTTCTGCTGGGAAGGCAGGACTCCAGTACGGGACCTCATCCGGACCTCAAAAACTTTCTGGAGCTGGAGAACCGGAAGTACGGCGACATCCTCCAGTGGGATTTCAAAGACACTTTCCTCAACCTGACCCTGAAAGACTTGCTGTTCTGGCATTGGCTCCAGCAACACTGTCCCACAGCCGTGTTCGTCTTCAAAGGGGACGATGACGTCTTCGTCCGGACCGGCGCTCTCCTGGATTACTTGCACCAGCAGTGGGAGGAGCACAAACTGCGCAACCAAACTCACATCAATTTATTTGTGGGGGATGTCATCAGTAACGCCTTCCCGAACCGGAATCCATCGACTAAATACTACATACCGGAGAACTTCTATAAAGGTGCCTACCCAACGTACGCTGGAGGGGGAGGGGTGGTATATTCCGCCTCACTGGCGTTACGACTGAAAGAGGTGTCCAAAAAGGTATGCCTCTTCCCCATCGATGACGTTTACTTGGGAATGTGCCTTCAGAGACTGGGGTTGTCTCCGAGCCATCACCCTGGTTTTCTAACATTTGACCTCCCGGAGACGGACAGAGGGAATCCCTGCGCTCACAGGTCCGTGCTGCTGGTGCACAGGCGGAGTCCCAAAGAGATGTTGACGTTGTGGCACCAGTTGCACAATCTGCCCGCTCACTGCTGA